In Archangium violaceum, the following are encoded in one genomic region:
- a CDS encoding alpha/beta fold hydrolase: MAETYVGGARIRYDDEGQGEPALLFIPGWCTSRQVFRKLAPWCAPLYRTLIVDLPGHGESGPDEDFDSATVVDALLAVITASGARQVVPVAVSHGGWWALELRRRLGPRVPALVLLDWLMMDPPPPVIEAVKALQTPRWKQCRDGFFSQWLQGVSSPDVLRFVHEDMGSFGEDMWKRAGREGEKMYARYGSPLRALTTLSPPVPTLLLYAQPEDSAWQEALRSFTSSHPWFQAQKLPARSHFPLLEIPGEMATRIGRFLDAALGSRTGGLASSPLTRA, from the coding sequence ATGGCCGAGACGTACGTGGGTGGGGCTCGCATCCGTTACGATGACGAGGGGCAGGGAGAGCCCGCGCTGCTCTTCATCCCCGGCTGGTGCACCAGCCGTCAGGTGTTCCGCAAGCTCGCCCCCTGGTGCGCGCCCCTCTACCGGACGCTCATCGTGGACCTGCCCGGCCACGGCGAGTCCGGGCCCGACGAGGACTTCGACAGTGCCACCGTGGTGGACGCCCTGCTCGCCGTCATCACCGCCAGCGGAGCGCGTCAGGTCGTGCCCGTGGCCGTGTCCCACGGCGGCTGGTGGGCCCTCGAACTGCGGCGCCGGCTCGGCCCCCGCGTTCCCGCGCTCGTGCTGCTGGACTGGCTCATGATGGACCCTCCTCCCCCCGTCATCGAGGCCGTGAAGGCTCTCCAAACGCCTCGGTGGAAGCAGTGCCGCGATGGATTCTTCTCCCAATGGCTACAGGGGGTGAGCTCGCCGGACGTCCTCCGCTTCGTCCACGAGGACATGGGCTCCTTCGGCGAGGACATGTGGAAGCGCGCCGGCCGGGAGGGGGAGAAGATGTACGCGCGATATGGCAGCCCGCTGCGGGCGCTCACCACCCTCTCGCCCCCTGTCCCCACCCTCCTCCTCTACGCTCAGCCGGAGGACAGTGCCTGGCAGGAGGCCTTGCGCTCGTTCACCTCTTCCCATCCCTGGTTCCAGGCGCAAAAGCTCCCGGCGCGCAGCCACTTCCCCCTGCTGGAGATCCCCGGGGAGATGGCCACTCGCATCGGCCGGTTCCTCGACGCCGCGCTGGGGAGCCGCACCGGGGGGTTGGCCTCTTCGCCTCTCACGCGTGCTTGA
- a CDS encoding glutathione S-transferase family protein, which produces MKLYFNPQSRAVVSKWMLDECGAEYELVPIDFAKREHKTPEFLKINPAGKLPALVDGETKVFEGAAICLYLADKYPQANLAPKIGSPERGRYLSLMVYSTSQLEPSMADRMLKVETLPQRGWTDFDTAMNVVEDELGKGPYLFGDWFTAADVMIGAMCIWMRRWGAPTGRPTIDAYVERLLARPHVMKPGG; this is translated from the coding sequence ATGAAGCTCTACTTCAACCCCCAAAGCCGTGCGGTGGTCAGCAAGTGGATGCTCGATGAGTGTGGAGCGGAGTACGAGCTCGTGCCCATCGACTTCGCGAAGCGCGAGCACAAGACACCGGAGTTCCTGAAGATCAACCCCGCCGGCAAGCTGCCGGCGCTGGTGGATGGCGAGACGAAGGTGTTCGAGGGCGCGGCCATCTGTTTGTACCTCGCCGACAAGTACCCCCAGGCCAACCTCGCGCCGAAGATCGGCTCGCCGGAGCGGGGGCGCTATCTCTCCCTGATGGTGTATTCGACCTCGCAGCTCGAGCCCTCCATGGCCGACAGGATGCTGAAGGTGGAGACGCTGCCCCAGCGTGGCTGGACGGACTTCGACACGGCGATGAATGTGGTTGAAGACGAGCTGGGCAAGGGACCTTATCTGTTTGGTGACTGGTTCACCGCGGCCGACGTGATGATCGGCGCGATGTGCATCTGGATGCGAAGGTGGGGGGCGCCGACCGGCCGGCCCACAATCGATGCCTATGTTGAGCGGTTGCTGGCCCGTCCCCATGTCATGAAGCCGGGAGGGTGA
- a CDS encoding DUF6345 domain-containing protein, translating to MKKTPNRGGLLRVLGAGGALSLGWALLSASPAMAASLEAKMFAITQWTTECGGSTRDSWDDMARGWYDEVTSQGVFYKDGAYVNGSMSRGRFCDPDAPTSTSCQDDSFLDDADAAIIALHGADSGNHWAGSLRVKDSSGQCSLDAAEGASSDDLFAGDVDLEFLHLSSCYSMDDDNINFAWRMFQDGDSASNGQRLHQVDGFHGLMWISSGRVDDYEDFADDAHDVSIRTAWLDNMYDDDVNGSGDEQCPVALAVGTTPSDALSRLRGERYTNIYSDPGAIHGWAYGFFEGCDPAGETPFNDPND from the coding sequence ATGAAGAAGACCCCGAACCGCGGAGGCCTGCTCCGCGTGCTCGGCGCGGGGGGCGCCCTGTCCCTCGGCTGGGCCCTGCTGTCCGCCTCTCCCGCCATGGCCGCGAGCCTCGAGGCCAAGATGTTCGCCATCACCCAGTGGACCACCGAGTGCGGCGGTAGCACCCGCGACTCCTGGGATGACATGGCGCGCGGCTGGTACGACGAGGTCACCAGCCAGGGCGTGTTCTACAAGGACGGCGCCTACGTCAACGGCTCCATGTCCCGCGGTCGCTTCTGCGACCCGGACGCGCCCACCTCCACCTCGTGCCAGGACGACTCGTTCCTGGATGACGCGGACGCGGCCATCATCGCCCTGCACGGCGCCGACAGCGGCAACCACTGGGCCGGCTCCCTGCGCGTGAAGGACTCCAGCGGCCAGTGCTCGCTGGATGCCGCCGAGGGCGCCAGCTCCGACGACCTGTTCGCCGGCGACGTGGACCTGGAGTTCCTCCACCTCTCGTCCTGCTACAGCATGGACGACGACAACATCAACTTCGCCTGGCGCATGTTCCAGGACGGGGACTCGGCGAGCAACGGTCAGCGCCTGCACCAGGTGGACGGCTTCCACGGCCTCATGTGGATCAGCTCCGGACGCGTGGATGATTACGAGGACTTCGCCGACGACGCGCACGACGTCTCCATCCGCACCGCCTGGCTGGACAACATGTACGACGACGATGTGAACGGGAGCGGCGACGAGCAGTGCCCCGTGGCCCTCGCGGTGGGCACCACTCCCTCGGACGCCCTCAGCCGCCTCCGGGGCGAGCGCTACACCAACATCTACTCGGATCCTGGCGCCATCCACGGCTGGGCCTACGGCTTCTTCGAGGGCTGCGACCCGGCCGGCGAGACGCCCTTCAACGACCCCAACGACTGA
- a CDS encoding YciI family protein, with translation MPSSLFFIRLIANRPNFAMSMTADEQATMRAHGEFLQGQLAAGTLVVAGPVLEPAGVFGMAVFEAESMDEVRRILERDPAKAIGRHEIAPMGPSSVRPARPAGS, from the coding sequence ATGCCCTCCAGCCTCTTCTTCATTCGCCTCATCGCGAATCGTCCCAACTTCGCGATGTCCATGACCGCCGACGAGCAGGCCACGATGCGTGCGCATGGCGAGTTCCTCCAGGGCCAGCTCGCGGCCGGCACGCTGGTCGTGGCGGGCCCGGTGCTCGAGCCCGCGGGCGTCTTCGGGATGGCTGTTTTCGAGGCGGAGTCGATGGACGAGGTCCGCCGCATTCTCGAGCGCGATCCCGCCAAGGCGATCGGGCGCCACGAGATCGCGCCCATGGGCCCGAGCAGCGTCCGGCCGGCGCGTCCCGCGGGCTCCTGA
- a CDS encoding mersacidin/lichenicidin family type 2 lantibiotic, whose amino-acid sequence MRAETIIRAWKDPAFRASLTSEERAALPELPSGKPMTELEEGELSDAVGGVRGRPRGCPPREFTDVPCSAIDACPSALLCTVAAC is encoded by the coding sequence ATGCGAGCAGAGACCATCATCCGTGCGTGGAAGGATCCTGCGTTCCGCGCGAGCCTCACCTCGGAGGAGCGGGCGGCGCTCCCCGAGCTTCCCTCCGGCAAGCCGATGACCGAGCTCGAGGAGGGCGAGCTGTCGGACGCCGTGGGTGGCGTGCGCGGCCGGCCCCGTGGGTGTCCCCCTCGTGAATTCACCGACGTGCCGTGCAGTGCGATCGATGCCTGTCCCAGCGCCCTGCTCTGCACGGTCGCCGCCTGTTGA
- a CDS encoding serine hydrolase domain-containing protein has protein sequence MAILHRGLWVGMALLASFMAPACGPEAPAGSEPEVGELESGESGLEAGQSPLPPLNREALRQAIANLPNDEVTGALVRVSGADGHWLGTSGVADIHTGAPISTDARFRIGSMTKVFTATVVLQLVAEGRVDLDRPVQHYLPGLLPDGVFKPITVRQLLNYTHGLPGVPVPQKDPEWFFENRYHRFSPRELVALALPAGPRFDPGQQQEYGNIGYIVAGLLIEKVTGRPYGEEVRARILRPLHLRDTSVPGNDVTIPGPHARGYEIVPPTEEGCPDGATAYRERCLVDVTEASQSVPWAAGEMISTTADLDRFLVALFQGRLLPRAQLEEMFTVPDVSDVSGERASFAAGLGRFVVNGITFWGKSGDRHGYNNGMGATRDLRRRLVFSVNTLRMGQEQPRIAVRIIAAAVSEPSQP, from the coding sequence ATGGCGATCCTGCACCGTGGATTGTGGGTGGGTATGGCATTGCTCGCGAGCTTCATGGCCCCCGCCTGTGGACCCGAGGCGCCGGCCGGGAGCGAGCCGGAAGTCGGTGAGCTGGAGTCCGGCGAGTCGGGACTGGAGGCGGGCCAATCACCCCTGCCCCCGCTGAATCGCGAGGCCCTGCGACAGGCCATCGCGAACCTGCCGAATGACGAGGTGACGGGCGCCCTGGTCCGCGTGAGTGGAGCGGATGGGCATTGGCTCGGCACGTCCGGCGTGGCGGACATCCACACCGGAGCGCCGATCTCCACGGACGCGCGCTTCCGCATCGGCAGCATGACGAAGGTGTTCACCGCCACCGTGGTGTTGCAGCTCGTCGCCGAGGGGCGGGTGGACCTGGACCGGCCCGTGCAGCACTACCTGCCGGGGCTGCTGCCGGACGGTGTCTTCAAGCCCATCACCGTGCGGCAGTTGCTCAACTACACCCACGGCCTGCCCGGCGTGCCGGTGCCGCAGAAGGACCCGGAGTGGTTCTTCGAGAACCGCTACCACCGCTTCAGCCCCCGCGAGCTCGTCGCGTTGGCGCTCCCCGCGGGGCCCCGCTTCGACCCGGGCCAGCAGCAGGAGTACGGCAACATCGGCTACATCGTCGCCGGGCTGCTCATCGAGAAGGTGACGGGCCGTCCCTACGGCGAGGAGGTGCGGGCGCGCATCCTCCGTCCGCTGCACCTGCGCGACACCTCCGTGCCCGGTAACGACGTGACGATTCCGGGGCCGCATGCCCGTGGTTACGAAATCGTGCCCCCCACGGAGGAGGGCTGCCCGGACGGCGCCACCGCGTACCGCGAGCGGTGCCTGGTGGACGTCACCGAGGCCAGCCAGTCCGTGCCCTGGGCTGCGGGGGAGATGATTTCTACCACCGCGGACCTGGACCGCTTCCTCGTGGCCCTCTTCCAGGGACGGCTGCTGCCGCGTGCGCAGCTCGAGGAGATGTTCACCGTGCCCGACGTGTCGGACGTGAGCGGCGAACGCGCCAGCTTCGCCGCGGGGCTGGGCCGCTTCGTCGTCAACGGCATCACCTTCTGGGGGAAGAGCGGCGACAGGCACGGCTACAACAACGGCATGGGCGCCACCCGGGACTTGCGGCGGCGGCTCGTCTTCTCGGTGAACACGCTCCGCATGGGGCAGGAGCAGCCCCGCATCGCGGTACGCATCATCGCCGCGGCCGTGAGCGAGCCATCGCAGCCGTAG